The following nucleotide sequence is from Mesorhizobium sp. J8.
CGTCTTGCCGCCGGCTCCGGCGCAGAAATCGACCACGCGCTCGCCCGGCCGGGCATCGACCAGCATGGCGACAAGCTGCGAACCCTCGTCCTGGATCTCGACCTCGCCATTCTTCAGCATCGGCAGGCTCGCCAGCGAGGGCCGCTCCTGCACACGAATGCCGTACGAAGCCAAGGCCGACGGCTGCGCCCGCAAGCCAAGATCCTTCAGCGCGCCGAGCATGGCCTCGCGCGTCGACTTGATCGGATTGACGCGCAAATCGAGCGGCGCCGGCGTCAGCAACGCGGCCATCTCGCTCCCGAACGTCTCCCTGAAACGGCGTCGCAGGGGATCGGCCGCCCAGGATGGGCATTCGAGGCGCACCTCTTCCGGCATGCCGGGATGGTCGATCGCGCATCCCTGCAATTTGACCAGCAGCGCGTGCTCTTGACCCGTCAGCATGGCCGGCGCGAATTTCGCGCCATCGAACAGGCGTTTGATCTGATCGGGCGCCCTGCCTTCCTTCAGCGTCAGCCATGCAAGCAGCCGGTTGCGGGGCCTATCCTCGCGCCCGTGCCTGGCCAACCACCAGCCAAGCCGCGCATGATGCCGCAGGAGCGCATAGAGCAACTCCAGAATCTGGCCACGGTCCCTGTCGCCGATATGGCGCCGGGCCCGAAACCAGGCCGAGACGACGGCATCCGCGGGACGCGGAACGCTATCGACTTCATCCATAAGTTCGATTGTGGCTTGCAGGCGGGCGGCAGGGGTCACGGAACGGCGATCAGGCTGAAAAACGGCTGTATAGTCGACGGAACTGCTCCTGACTATTGGTCGCGCGTCCCAGCGCTCACCCCTTGCGTTCCTGCAAGATGTTGCCGCCATCCACGACGAGGACCGCGCCGTTGACATAGCTCGCCGCATCGGAGGCCAGGAACAGCACGGCGGCCGCGACTTCCGCGGGGCTGCCGGCGCGGCCAAGCGGCGTGTTCCGGGCGGCGACGAGTTCCTCCGGGGTCGAAGCGCCGGTCGCGATCCAGCCCGGCGCCACGGCATTGACCGTGACGCCGCTGCGGCCGACCTCCAGGGCAAGCGCATGCGTCAGCCCGATCATGCCAGCCTTGGCCGCGGAATAGGCGGCCTCGCCTTCGTTGGACACGTAAGGCCCGGTGACCGAGGCCATGTTGACGACGCGCCCATGACCGCGCCGCACCATGCCGGCCAGGAATCCGCGCGTGCTCAAGAAGGCGGTCTTCAGGCTGACATCGATGCCACGGTCCCAGTCGCTTTCGCTGAGGTCGAGAAACCGGCGCTGCAATGCCGGCTGGGCGACGGTGCCCATCCCGGCATTGTTGACGAGGATATCGATCTCGCCGGCCTCGGAGCGCAAACGCTCGACGTCGCCGGAAAGCGTCAGGTCGGCCACCAAGGCGCTAATATCGAGCCCCTCCCGCCGCAATTCCTCTGCGCGTTGCTCGACGCGTGCGGACGAGGCGGTGATGACGACCGAAAGACCGGCTTCGCCAAGCGCCCGCGCCGTCGCGATGCCGATGCCGTCGGCGGCGCCTGCGCCGGTCACCAACGCCCTACGGGATTTGCGGAACACGATCACCCCTCCACGACTTCAGTAACCGGCACTGACGCCGAAATCGATCGAAAGCGCGGCCCCGGTGATCGGCGCCGCGCCCGGCTGGCAAAGATAGTGGATGAAGGAAGCGATCTCTTCCACCTGGATGAACCTTGCTTTGTCGCCCTGCGGATAGTGCCCGAGAAGCCGGCGCTTGTAGCCGTCGGGGTCGTCTGCGCCATAGGTCTTTGCCTGATATTCGATCATCGGCGTCGCCGTGTCGCCGGGGCAGACGGCGTTGACCCTGATGCCTTGCGGGGCAAGTTCCAGGGCAAGAGCCTTGGTCAAGAGCACCAGCCCGCCTTTCGAGGCGCAATAGACGGAAGCCCCGTTGTTGCCGACGATGCCGGCGTCGGAGGCGATGTTGACGATCACGCCTTGCGCCGCCGCCAGATGCTCTATGGCGGCCGAGATCAGGAAGAAGGCTCCCTTGAGATTGACGTCCAGCACCAGGTCCCACTGCTCTTCCGCGACCGCGTTTGCCGGCCCTTCGAGCCAGACGCCGGCGGCGTTGACAAGGATGTCGATCGCGCCGCCCCATTCGCTCGCCTTGGCCACCACGTCGCGGCAGGCGGCGACGGAGCGGATGTCGAGCGGCAAACCCACCGCATCCGCTCCGGTCGCGACAATCGTCGCCACGGCTGCGTCGAGCTTGGGGCCGGCAAGATCGGCAAGCGCGATCCGCTCGCCGTCAGCGGCGAAGCGCAGTCCGGTCGCGAGACCCATTCCCCCGGCGCCGCCACCGATCAGGACCGTCCTTCCAGCCATTTCGCTAAACCTCCGTGCAACGCAGCGCCTGACAGAGGCAACCACGCCATTGGGCCATGTCGCATGGACCAGCCCGGTTAAACAATGATCTCAGCGCGCCGTGCCGCGCGATCATCCCAATTCGAGCGTCGTGATGCCGAAAACCGTCGTCGGGGCGTTGCCGGAGCTTGCCGCTCTTGTACATGCGTGTCGTCGCAAAACCCGGAACCATGCCGGCGGCCTGCAGCAGGGCGGTGAATTGAACCTGGCCGGCCGGCACATCGATATGCAATGGCCCACCCGGCGGTTGCGTCCGCGAGGTCGTCCGTTGCCGGGGCTCGGGTCCGTCCGTCGAGAGTCGCAATTCGACGCAGGGCTGCGGGCCCGACTATTATTGGGACGGGTTTTCCGAAACGATGCAAAGAGTTAGCAACAAATTCACCGCCTAGTCGTTCGTTGTTCCAATGGGCAACTGGACACGACCGGCGAAGATCGGGAATCTTCATTTGTCGTTGCTTGGAATCGCATGGAGTGCCGCTGGAAATGCCGTTGAGTGCCGCAGAGATCGCCCGTCATCCGGCAGCGCTTCGCTGTGTGCAGGAGCAAGCCAAGGCGCTCATCCATATTTATGAAACGAGCCCGCGGCTGGCTGCAGTCTTTGCCACCCAGCAGCGCTGGCTGCTTGGCCATGTCGGCCTGGCATTGCATTTCCGGCGCGACCCCCACGACCGCCGCACCGAAATGACGATGGCGCGCTTCATCGAGGTCGTGCGCCGCCATTCGGTGGCCAGCCGCAACACCGCCGAGGCTTTCGTCAAGGAGATGCTGCATTACAACATCGCCGAATATATTGCGGCCAGCGGCGACGGCCGCGCTCACCCAATACGGGTCACGGCGGGCACCATCGAGACCTTCACCGGCTGGATCTACGCGCATCTGACGACGCTCGACCGCATAGATGGCGGACCACGGCTGGCAACCTTCCTCGATCAGCCCGAAATGTTGCCCACCCTGCAGCCGCTGATTGCCGACGGCTTGCTCACCAGCGACGGCGTGCGGGAGCCCGGACCGACCTTCTCGTTGTTTATCTGGCTGAACAACGGCGGCATCGTCATGGACTGGCTGATGTCCGGCATCGATCCGGAGGACGCCCATCTCGACAGGATACCGACCAGCGTCATTTCGGTCAGCGAATTCGCTCACTGGCTGAAGCTTTCGCGAACGCATCTGGCGCGCAAGCTCCATGATGCCGAGGCGCTCGGCAGCATCGGCTGGGTCGGCCAGCGCGGTCATTCCGTGATGTGGGTTTCGAGGGCCTTCTTCGACGAATACATGGCCGTCCAGGCAGCCAAGCTGGCCGTTGTCGACGCAGCCTTCGAAGCCTGCCTCTCGGCCCTGAAAGGGCGCTGACCACCACACCGGCGCAGCCTGCGGAACCGGTCCCCGCTGGCGGGTGCCGGCCAAAACTGCTATCCGCAACATGCGAGCATACAGCATCTTTGGGTGGAAGCTGGGAGGGGGCGTTGACCTACGAAGACATTGCCGGTCACCCGGCATTGCTCGATTGCGTGCGCGCACAAGCCTTGGCGATGCAACAGGCCTATCAAGCAAATCCGCGGGCCTCCTCGGTCTTTGCCACCCAGCAGCGCTGGCTGATGGCCCATATCGGTCTTGCCTTGTATTTTCGCAGGGACCCCAGCGACTACCGCAAGGAACTGACGGCGGCGCGTTTTGTCGACGTCACCGTTCAGCATGCGGTGGCAAGCCGGAACACCGCTCATGCCTTTATCAAGGAAATGCAGCACTACAATTTCATCGAGGTCGGGCCGGCGGGCGACGACGGCCGCATTCGTCCCTTGCGGCTGCCCGTAATCACCCTGGAGCCGTTGATCGGCTGGATCCAGATGCATCTGAGCACGCTTGATGCTCTTGACGGCGGGCACCGGCTGGAAACATTCCAGGCAAGCCGCAGATGCTGGCGAGATTGCAGCCTTTGATCGCGGACGGCCTGATTTCCTCCGTGCCGGTGCGCGAGCCGCAACAGACCTTCTCGTTGTTCACATGGCTCAACAATGGCGGCGTCGTCATGGATTGGCTGATCTCGGGCGTCGACCCGCGGAATGCCGGCGAGGAGCGCATCCCGACCGGCGTGCTGTCGATCGGCGACTTCGCCAGATGGCTTAAGCTGTCGCGCACCCATCTTGCGCGCAAATTGCGTGACGCCGAGGCGCTCGGCAGCGTCGGTTGGCTCGGACGGCGCGGCCACTCGGTCATGTGGATATCGAAGAAATTCTATGGCGAATACGTAACCGCCCAAGCGGTCAAGCTCGCCATCATCGACGCGGCCTTCGCCGCCAGCATGACGCAAGCGACCGGCTGATCGTCAGGCACTTCTATCCGGCTTTCAGGATAGCGGAGAAACGCGGATCGAAGGCCCGGCTGATCGGCTCGGCCGCGGCGCCCACCGCGATTGCCCAGGGATCGGTGCTGCCGAGCTGCAACCGCGGCAGGCGCCGGACGGGCCGGTCCGCGATCGAGGGCAGCAGCGGATGCATGGCCTGAAGCAGCAGCCGGGCCAGCGCCTCGGGCGCGCTGCTGGTGAGGATGACGGTTTGCGGATCGAAGATCGTCTCGATCAGATGCACGCTCCAGCGCAGGTCGGACGCGGCTCTTTCGACCCAACTTGTGACCCTCGGGTCTTGCGCGAGCGCCAGCGCGCCGAGCGTCTCGTAGAGCCCACTCTCGGTGGGGTCGAGGCCAAGATGCTGGTAGAGCGAGGCGAGCGAGGCGCGGTGCTCCAACGGCGTCGAGCCGGGACCGGCCGGCGACAGCAATGCCCTGCCGATCTCGCCGGCATTGCCGTTGCCGCCATTGTAAAGCTCGCCGTTCAGGATAAGCCCCGCGGCGATGCCATAGCCGACATAAAGGCAGACCGCATGATCGACGCCATGCGCGGCTCCGACGATGCGCTCTGCCGTGGCGCACGCAGCCGCGTCGTTCTGCAGCCCGACATTCAATCCGGTGCCAGCGGCAAGCGTCTCGAGCAGCGGGAATTGCTGCCAGGCGGGCATCATCCATTTGTCGTCGGAATCCTTCAGCCCGAAAGGTCCCGGCATGGCCACGCCAAGGCCGACCAGCCGCCGTTCGAACTGCGCGGAAATGCCGACCAGCTCGCGCCTGACATCCGCGACGAGACCAAGGATGGTCTGGACGCCGGGGGACGGCTCATCGAGCGGCAGGCCTGCCTCGGCGCGAGCGATCACCTTGCCGACGAGATCGACCACCACCACCCGCGTCAAATGCCTGTCGATCTGCAGCCCGATCGCAAAAGCACCCTCCGGAACCAGCCGATAAGGCGTGAAGGGCTGCCCCCTGCCCTTGCGCACCGCATCCAGCGCCACGACCAGGCCGTCCCGCTCGAGATCCTCGACGATGTTGGAGACAGCCTGCTTGGTGAGCTGTGTCGCCCGCGCCAGATCGGCGCGAGACAGCGCGCCGTTGAGCCGCAGCGCCTCGATCATGACGCGGCGGT
It contains:
- a CDS encoding ROK family transcriptional regulator, with translation MESRGEATVHDISSIRAKSGTNQEGTSAHNRRVMIEALRLNGALSRADLARATQLTKQAVSNIVEDLERDGLVVALDAVRKGRGQPFTPYRLVPEGAFAIGLQIDRHLTRVVVVDLVGKVIARAEAGLPLDEPSPGVQTILGLVADVRRELVGISAQFERRLVGLGVAMPGPFGLKDSDDKWMMPAWQQFPLLETLAAGTGLNVGLQNDAAACATAERIVGAAHGVDHAVCLYVGYGIAAGLILNGELYNGGNGNAGEIGRALLSPAGPGSTPLEHRASLASLYQHLGLDPTESGLYETLGALALAQDPRVTSWVERAASDLRWSVHLIETIFDPQTVILTSSAPEALARLLLQAMHPLLPSIADRPVRRLPRLQLGSTDPWAIAVGAAAEPISRAFDPRFSAILKAG
- a CDS encoding RsmB/NOP family class I SAM-dependent RNA methyltransferase, whose protein sequence is MDEVDSVPRPADAVVSAWFRARRHIGDRDRGQILELLYALLRHHARLGWWLARHGREDRPRNRLLAWLTLKEGRAPDQIKRLFDGAKFAPAMLTGQEHALLVKLQGCAIDHPGMPEEVRLECPSWAADPLRRRFRETFGSEMAALLTPAPLDLRVNPIKSTREAMLGALKDLGLRAQPSALASYGIRVQERPSLASLPMLKNGEVEIQDEGSQLVAMLVDARPGERVVDFCAGAGGKTLAIAAQMNNKGHVVACDVMEGRLKRGAERFRQAGLHNIETRLLASETDRWIKRHKGGFDRVLVDAPCSGTGTWRRNPDARWRPQEEQGLDKLVSLQARILASAARLVKPGGRLVYATCSMLSEENEDQVAAFLAAHPAFRAVPLSEAAPQLTNSAHADYLSLTPARNDTDGFFAAVMRREEAPRPSEAKPGP
- a CDS encoding SDR family NAD(P)-dependent oxidoreductase — its product is MAGRTVLIGGGAGGMGLATGLRFAADGERIALADLAGPKLDAAVATIVATGADAVGLPLDIRSVAACRDVVAKASEWGGAIDILVNAAGVWLEGPANAVAEEQWDLVLDVNLKGAFFLISAAIEHLAAAQGVIVNIASDAGIVGNNGASVYCASKGGLVLLTKALALELAPQGIRVNAVCPGDTATPMIEYQAKTYGADDPDGYKRRLLGHYPQGDKARFIQVEEIASFIHYLCQPGAAPITGAALSIDFGVSAGY
- a CDS encoding SDR family NAD(P)-dependent oxidoreductase, which gives rise to MFRKSRRALVTGAGAADGIGIATARALGEAGLSVVITASSARVEQRAEELRREGLDISALVADLTLSGDVERLRSEAGEIDILVNNAGMGTVAQPALQRRFLDLSESDWDRGIDVSLKTAFLSTRGFLAGMVRRGHGRVVNMASVTGPYVSNEGEAAYSAAKAGMIGLTHALALEVGRSGVTVNAVAPGWIATGASTPEELVAARNTPLGRAGSPAEVAAAVLFLASDAASYVNGAVLVVDGGNILQERKG